Proteins encoded in a region of the Candidatus Moanabacter tarae genome:
- the murB gene encoding UDP-N-acetylenolpyruvoylglucosamine reductase, producing the protein MLKAISDTEWWDELKGMLSNHSLLELDVSLAKMTTFGVGGKARYYIEPGSVNDLRIAIEGARDRGKPIFFIGRGSNLLVPDEGFNGMIVRLNRKYWRGISSEADGRIYAGGGARLKEICRVACKLGLSGFEFLEGIPGTLGGGLAMNAGAMGSRIFDLIEEVEFIRYDGELKKERRDWFQVGYRECRELENSVVLSAILRADTEEVERTIKEKLEHFARERKKSQPGGRNAGCIFKNPAGEYTGQIIDELGLKGRRVGGAEISNLHGNFIVNRGNATCADVIALIKDVREEVRRNRGIDLRPEVLLLGRDWDEVL; encoded by the coding sequence ATGTTGAAGGCAATTTCGGATACCGAGTGGTGGGATGAGTTGAAAGGAATGTTGAGCAACCATTCACTTCTGGAGCTGGACGTCTCTCTCGCCAAGATGACTACATTTGGCGTTGGGGGAAAGGCGCGTTACTATATTGAACCTGGATCTGTTAATGATCTACGGATTGCAATTGAAGGGGCTCGAGATCGCGGAAAGCCAATCTTTTTTATCGGGAGGGGTTCGAACTTGCTTGTTCCCGACGAGGGATTCAATGGGATGATTGTAAGACTCAATCGAAAGTATTGGAGGGGGATTAGTTCGGAAGCGGATGGCCGAATATACGCCGGAGGAGGTGCGAGGTTAAAGGAGATTTGCAGGGTGGCTTGCAAACTTGGACTGTCGGGATTTGAGTTTCTTGAGGGTATTCCGGGAACTTTGGGCGGTGGATTGGCAATGAATGCAGGAGCCATGGGAAGTCGAATCTTTGATCTAATTGAAGAGGTAGAATTTATTCGATATGATGGTGAGCTAAAGAAGGAAAGGCGTGATTGGTTTCAAGTGGGTTATCGTGAATGTCGCGAACTAGAAAACTCTGTGGTATTGAGTGCTATTCTTCGGGCGGATACAGAAGAAGTTGAGCGGACGATTAAAGAGAAGCTGGAGCACTTTGCACGTGAGCGGAAGAAGTCACAACCAGGAGGGCGAAATGCCGGCTGTATTTTTAAGAATCCAGCTGGTGAATATACTGGCCAGATTATCGATGAGCTAGGACTTAAAGGAAGACGTGTGGGGGGAGCCGAGATATCAAATCTGCACGGAAACTTCATCGTCAATCGCGGCAATGCAACTTGTGCGGACGTTATAGCACTGATCAAGGATGTGAGGGAAGAAGTACGCCGAAATAGAGGAATCGATCTACGACCTGAAGTACTGTTATTGGGAAGAGATTGGGACGAGGTTTTATGA
- the murD gene encoding UDP-N-acetylmuramoylalanine--D-glutamate ligase, translating into MTLVPPAIMSFLEEPVAIFGHGVSGHAVANLLSSLEVDYLCYDERSASGVRTQFDERTAKGHRLVIYSPRFHFDHPWLSEARQAGCHCLTELDFASLFWKGKAIAVTGTNGKTTLAEFLVYALKRYRIDAVVVGNNGSPLSRICGRIDCENVLAICEVSSFEAGALEFFQPDALIWTNFHEDHLDRYDSMERYFSDKWNLVERLSHSFFLAGASVAEAAEKFGFQLPDFTTVVEGATQADWDLPRGSVFSLLSQKENLTMARTYWGIESLPEEALRNAAERFPARNHRLAKTAEIDGVEIWNDSKATNFSATRAAVSNFKKPVLWIGGGKWRGGDINGFVEDMARQVQQAYLIGETALQVGSLLDGFSVDWTRFGSLPNAVNAAFEAAKPGDVILFSPGFSSLDMFRDFFDRGDCFENTVSNLKYRPASYSDRFPSSSLRYDASPFA; encoded by the coding sequence ATGACATTAGTCCCACCCGCGATCATGTCGTTTCTAGAGGAACCGGTGGCTATTTTTGGACATGGGGTGAGCGGTCATGCCGTGGCAAACCTCCTTTCTTCTTTAGAGGTAGATTATTTGTGCTACGATGAACGGTCGGCATCGGGCGTGCGAACACAGTTCGATGAAAGGACCGCAAAAGGTCACCGATTAGTAATCTATAGCCCGCGATTTCATTTTGATCACCCATGGTTAAGTGAAGCAAGGCAGGCGGGGTGTCATTGCCTCACAGAGCTGGATTTTGCATCACTATTCTGGAAGGGAAAAGCAATTGCCGTTACTGGTACGAATGGGAAAACGACTCTGGCTGAGTTTCTCGTATACGCTCTTAAGCGCTATAGAATCGATGCGGTGGTTGTTGGCAACAATGGTTCTCCCCTGTCCCGGATCTGTGGAAGGATTGATTGTGAGAATGTACTAGCTATTTGCGAGGTCAGCTCATTCGAAGCAGGAGCTCTAGAATTTTTCCAACCCGATGCTTTGATTTGGACGAATTTTCACGAGGATCATCTGGATCGATATGACTCAATGGAAAGGTACTTTTCGGATAAATGGAATCTTGTGGAAAGGCTGTCGCACTCATTCTTTCTAGCTGGTGCGAGTGTAGCGGAAGCGGCGGAAAAATTCGGTTTCCAGCTCCCAGATTTTACCACCGTTGTTGAGGGGGCTACCCAAGCGGATTGGGACCTACCTAGAGGATCAGTATTTTCGCTTCTTTCCCAAAAAGAGAATCTAACGATGGCGAGGACCTATTGGGGCATCGAATCGCTTCCGGAGGAGGCACTCCGTAATGCTGCTGAGCGCTTTCCGGCGAGGAATCACAGGTTAGCGAAGACAGCAGAGATCGACGGAGTCGAGATATGGAATGATTCCAAAGCGACCAATTTTTCAGCTACCAGAGCTGCAGTATCCAATTTTAAGAAACCAGTCTTATGGATCGGTGGCGGAAAATGGCGAGGTGGTGACATTAATGGGTTTGTCGAGGATATGGCACGGCAGGTCCAGCAAGCTTACTTAATTGGAGAGACGGCACTTCAAGTTGGTTCTCTACTAGATGGATTTAGTGTAGATTGGACTCGGTTTGGTTCACTTCCCAATGCTGTCAATGCTGCCTTCGAGGCGGCTAAGCCGGGTGATGTTATCCTTTTCAGTCCCGGGTTCTCGAGTTTAGATATGTTCCGGGATTTTTTTGATCGGGGAGATTGTTTTGAAAATACGGTGTCGAATTTGAAATATCGACCGGCTTCCTATTCTGACAGATTTCCTAGTTCTTCCTTACGGTATGATGCGTCACCATTCGCATAG
- the ftsQ gene encoding Cell division protein FtsQ — MKKKTEKKGSSEARSWRDISQTAEKELVTRFARRRQRVSLFRKVTITLVGMGVLTGFGYGGYQIFVEGKKVISSKTSENLRSIKFGSDGVLDSDWADKWIEISPETGMMDVDIYEIKGRLENFRQIKSATVTRRFPDEIHISVKERDPILRVRTKADKLSHEDFLVGRDGVVFKGWNYLPESINTLPYIGGVKFVREKNGIRKVDGISRIVDLLDVTRNRHLGMIEGWRVVSCEDYLGEGNAYRGMIKIRSDNVREIAFSPVEFPAQLEKLNRILKQAKDWGIQYLKRVDLSKGDQVVVEFYSKLNPRMHSNP; from the coding sequence ATGAAGAAGAAGACAGAAAAGAAGGGTTCTTCGGAAGCAAGATCGTGGCGTGACATTAGTCAGACGGCTGAAAAGGAATTAGTTACCCGATTTGCACGGCGACGTCAGCGGGTGTCTTTGTTTAGGAAGGTAACCATAACTTTGGTTGGGATGGGAGTGTTGACCGGATTTGGGTACGGAGGTTACCAAATTTTTGTTGAAGGCAAGAAAGTGATTAGCTCGAAGACGTCCGAAAATTTAAGGAGCATAAAATTTGGATCGGACGGCGTGCTTGATTCCGATTGGGCTGACAAGTGGATAGAGATCAGTCCGGAAACAGGCATGATGGATGTGGATATATACGAGATAAAGGGTCGATTGGAGAATTTCCGGCAGATTAAATCTGCTACTGTTACCCGTCGATTTCCTGATGAAATTCACATTTCCGTTAAGGAGAGGGACCCCATTCTACGAGTGAGAACTAAAGCTGACAAACTATCTCACGAAGACTTTCTTGTAGGACGTGATGGTGTGGTTTTCAAGGGTTGGAACTATTTGCCTGAGTCTATCAACACACTTCCGTACATCGGCGGGGTAAAATTTGTTCGTGAAAAGAACGGAATCCGTAAGGTTGATGGTATTAGCCGAATAGTTGATCTTCTCGACGTTACAAGAAACCGACATCTTGGAATGATCGAAGGATGGCGGGTTGTATCTTGCGAAGATTATCTGGGCGAAGGAAATGCATACCGTGGAATGATAAAAATACGGAGTGATAATGTCCGAGAAATTGCATTCTCTCCTGTTGAATTTCCTGCACAGCTAGAGAAGCTTAATCGAATCCTGAAGCAAGCAAAAGATTGGGGGATACAGTACCTGAAACGAGTGGATCTTTCCAAGGGTGATCAAGTGGTGGTTGAGTTTTACTCAAAACTGAACCCGAGAATGCATTCCAATCCATGA
- the murG gene encoding UDP-N-acetylglucosamine--N-acetylmuramyl-(pentapeptide) pyrophosphoryl-undecaprenol N-acetylglucosamine transferase has translation MSRFVISCGGTGGHLSPGISVAEVLIDRGHDCWLVISRKQVDARLIEDYPQLEFVRAPGSPLSGNPLGLIYFIFGQIRLTVFALRFFCKVKPEAVMAFGGFASGGIAVAAFFRKCPLVLHEANRVIGKAIRILARFALRIYLPEEVTVPWQKRASQVRHFGYPVRRQIQKIPRVEAREEIGITEKGKLVVIVGGSQGAQALNDWASQCLEDLAMEGVSLYCVTGLGKGHEKLKEVEGKNGKRIKAHFIPFTNRMGEVLSSADLVVSRAGAGTIAELIQCQVPAILIPYPYAADDHQIANAHYLQVKGGCVVLEQRFIGKLTGAVLDLIGNDERLRSMRQDLERLENKKTSDVIAEDLEQIASGSSNRITTGKVEISV, from the coding sequence ATGAGTCGATTCGTAATCTCGTGCGGAGGAACAGGGGGACATCTCTCCCCAGGAATCTCAGTTGCAGAAGTGCTCATAGACCGCGGACACGACTGTTGGCTTGTTATCAGCCGAAAACAGGTTGACGCTCGTCTGATTGAGGACTACCCCCAACTCGAATTTGTCCGGGCTCCCGGTTCGCCCTTGTCAGGTAACCCTCTAGGGTTGATCTATTTCATCTTCGGTCAAATCCGGTTAACGGTGTTTGCGCTCCGGTTTTTTTGTAAGGTTAAGCCGGAAGCGGTAATGGCGTTTGGCGGATTTGCTTCCGGTGGAATCGCGGTTGCTGCATTCTTCCGTAAATGTCCCCTAGTACTCCACGAGGCTAATCGAGTGATAGGCAAAGCAATTCGAATTTTGGCACGATTTGCTTTGCGAATATACCTTCCAGAAGAGGTTACAGTTCCTTGGCAGAAGAGAGCAAGTCAGGTTAGGCATTTTGGTTATCCGGTACGCAGGCAAATTCAGAAAATTCCGCGGGTAGAAGCCCGAGAAGAAATTGGGATCACAGAAAAAGGAAAGCTAGTTGTCATCGTTGGAGGTAGTCAGGGTGCTCAGGCGCTTAATGATTGGGCAAGCCAATGCCTGGAAGATTTGGCAATGGAGGGAGTAAGTCTGTATTGTGTTACTGGATTAGGTAAAGGGCATGAAAAACTGAAGGAGGTCGAGGGCAAAAACGGGAAACGGATCAAGGCCCATTTTATACCGTTCACGAATCGAATGGGCGAGGTTTTATCGAGTGCTGATCTAGTTGTTTCCAGGGCTGGGGCCGGTACCATAGCCGAGCTGATTCAATGCCAAGTTCCCGCAATTCTCATTCCCTATCCTTATGCAGCAGACGATCATCAAATCGCAAATGCGCATTATCTTCAGGTGAAGGGGGGATGTGTGGTGCTAGAGCAGAGATTTATCGGTAAGTTGACAGGTGCAGTGTTGGATCTAATAGGTAACGACGAACGTCTCAGAAGTATGAGGCAGGACCTCGAGAGATTAGAAAATAAAAAAACTTCCGATGTTATCGCGGAAGATCTTGAGCAAATTGCTTCGGGATCTAGTAATAGGATTACTACAGGGAAGGTTGAGATATCAGTCTGA
- a CDS encoding Muramidase-2 gives MKLIRIFGLVFGLHVFVISLLFILPACQTTPELAEVSDTSGGVLAGNDEPITEEALSGELDPSYNAGLMEATPLASQPERYVPTRPERDPDSDMSILQSLDVALEPKVSTYKVKSGDNLWTIANQHGISLDELIQINDIARDETIYEGDEINVPDRSNLFDGEEDFNKSTGANDSSLEYIVQTGDTLSGIAVRSGVPLENLKRDNGLRGDTIYAGQKLNLRGAYAMDLKDSVPQVNVSEEERELGQGEIIHTVASGETPSGIATWYGMETVELMRKNNITDPTKLKVGQELIVDSEDKDSSPSVLDSGQLIRENIEEKKPKPPEIKPVLELPPSLEELDMQEDELEIPVVPLEADEE, from the coding sequence ATGAAACTGATTAGGATATTCGGCTTGGTGTTTGGACTGCATGTTTTTGTCATCAGTCTTTTATTTATTCTTCCGGCGTGTCAGACAACGCCAGAGTTGGCGGAGGTCTCTGATACTTCGGGAGGTGTATTGGCCGGAAATGACGAGCCGATTACCGAGGAGGCTCTAAGCGGGGAACTGGATCCATCCTATAATGCTGGTCTAATGGAAGCAACACCCTTAGCGAGCCAACCTGAACGTTATGTCCCCACACGACCGGAGCGAGATCCTGATTCCGACATGAGTATTCTACAATCACTTGACGTCGCTTTGGAGCCGAAAGTGTCAACCTACAAGGTAAAGAGTGGAGATAACCTTTGGACGATAGCGAATCAGCATGGGATCTCTCTTGATGAGCTGATCCAAATTAATGATATCGCTCGAGATGAAACTATCTATGAGGGAGACGAAATCAATGTTCCTGACCGCTCGAATTTGTTCGACGGAGAGGAAGACTTCAACAAATCAACTGGAGCGAATGATTCCTCGCTAGAATACATAGTACAAACGGGAGACACTCTCTCGGGTATCGCAGTTCGGTCGGGAGTTCCTTTGGAAAACCTGAAGAGGGATAACGGGTTGAGGGGAGACACGATATATGCCGGGCAGAAGCTTAATCTTCGCGGAGCTTATGCTATGGACCTAAAGGATTCGGTACCACAGGTAAATGTGAGTGAAGAAGAGCGTGAGCTGGGCCAAGGCGAAATAATTCACACTGTGGCAAGTGGTGAAACGCCGAGTGGGATCGCCACTTGGTACGGGATGGAAACTGTGGAATTGATGCGGAAGAACAATATAACGGATCCTACCAAACTTAAAGTTGGGCAGGAACTGATTGTTGATAGCGAGGACAAAGATTCATCGCCTTCTGTTCTTGATAGTGGCCAGTTGATCCGAGAGAACATTGAGGAGAAAAAGCCAAAACCTCCCGAGATCAAGCCCGTTTTAGAGCTACCTCCATCCTTGGAGGAACTTGACATGCAAGAGGACGAACTGGAAATCCCAGTGGTGCCTCTCGAGGCGGATGAGGAGTAG
- the mraY gene encoding Phospho-N-acetylmuramoyl-pentapeptide-transferase: MLSYLADYEAIFGPFRLFRYITLRSVLATATALMIGFMVGPWLLARLRGLGLAQELRSSSEVGRLAELHADKRNTPTMGGLLIFLSLTVSTVLWARPNIYVLVALFVFSGLTLVGFIDDFKKVKQQSSRGIPGSIKLIAQAFITLCALGFLLTHEPSSSKAAEIWIPFLKTPLFENAPFWFLAAFFFLVLAGSSNAINLTDGIDGLAIGCTISVFLVYAIMAYAAGHAIIADYLLVSNVSGSGELAVVCAATVGASLAFLWFNAHPAEVFMGDTGSLALGGLIGAIALMIHQPMTLVLVGGIFVIEALSVIIQVVSFKTRKKRIFRMAPLHHHFELKGWVESKVVVRFWILSLIFAFFGLATLKLR; the protein is encoded by the coding sequence ATGCTGAGTTACCTGGCAGATTACGAGGCTATTTTTGGTCCCTTCCGGCTCTTTCGTTATATTACTTTACGCAGCGTATTGGCGACGGCTACTGCTCTCATGATTGGTTTCATGGTTGGACCTTGGCTCCTTGCTAGATTGAGAGGTTTGGGGTTGGCACAGGAATTAAGAAGTAGCAGTGAAGTCGGAAGGTTAGCAGAGCTTCATGCTGATAAGCGAAATACTCCTACTATGGGTGGGTTGCTGATTTTTCTCTCCCTTACCGTAAGTACAGTGCTTTGGGCCCGGCCCAACATATATGTGTTGGTTGCCCTGTTCGTTTTTTCTGGGCTGACTCTGGTAGGCTTTATCGACGACTTCAAAAAAGTGAAGCAACAAAGCAGCCGCGGGATACCTGGCAGTATCAAATTAATCGCTCAAGCCTTTATCACCCTATGTGCGTTGGGGTTTCTATTGACTCACGAGCCCTCTTCTTCGAAGGCCGCTGAAATTTGGATTCCCTTTCTAAAGACTCCCCTGTTTGAAAATGCTCCGTTCTGGTTCCTTGCTGCATTTTTCTTCCTCGTTTTAGCCGGTTCAAGTAATGCGATCAACCTGACGGATGGAATAGACGGTCTAGCGATTGGATGTACCATCAGTGTTTTTCTTGTCTACGCGATTATGGCTTATGCTGCGGGTCACGCCATCATCGCTGACTATCTTCTGGTGAGTAATGTTTCAGGTTCTGGTGAACTCGCAGTGGTGTGTGCAGCGACAGTGGGCGCCAGCCTAGCTTTCCTCTGGTTCAACGCCCATCCAGCAGAGGTATTTATGGGAGACACTGGATCACTTGCATTGGGTGGTCTAATCGGAGCTATTGCACTTATGATTCACCAACCCATGACTCTAGTTTTAGTCGGAGGAATTTTTGTTATAGAAGCTTTATCAGTTATTATTCAGGTGGTTTCATTCAAAACTCGAAAAAAACGGATCTTTCGAATGGCCCCATTGCATCATCATTTCGAATTAAAAGGATGGGTGGAATCTAAAGTTGTGGTCCGATTCTGGATTCTTTCCCTCATTTTTGCCTTTTTCGGACTCGCCACCCTTAAGCTCCGATAA
- the ftsW gene encoding putative peptidoglycan glycosyltransferase FtsW, whose protein sequence is MHANSNSQIGVAGRRLPALIIGGGAIGLTLFGLIILSSVTQSSLGGSYYLVGKQALWFVAAAIAGMITYFIDLEELRSVTWVLAGALLVSLTIVLVPGIGVSVNGARRWLDLGLINLQVSDFSRIGLVFVLAHYLALNQRRMDSLRRGFLIPGGIIGITSLLILLEPDYGTAFIVAFVGFILLFLGGARLVFLLPTILIGLFLFFAAIAADPVRMRRVVTFFDIEGNRSDATYQVWQAMLAFAAGGLGGVGIGNGRQQRAFLPEAHTDFIFPIVGEELGFVCTSGVVIIFLVLFLTGIRQLRKAPNLFYYILACGALLMISVQALLNFAVVTGCLPTKGLSLPFLSYGGSNLVATFILVGILLNCFRRWSRIPPIKPMHL, encoded by the coding sequence ATGCACGCTAATTCAAATAGTCAAATCGGGGTAGCAGGAAGAAGACTGCCCGCCCTTATCATCGGGGGGGGTGCTATTGGATTAACTTTATTTGGCCTTATTATACTTTCGAGTGTGACCCAGAGTTCTTTGGGGGGATCCTATTATTTGGTTGGGAAACAGGCACTCTGGTTTGTAGCAGCTGCTATAGCAGGAATGATTACCTATTTTATCGATCTGGAGGAGCTGCGTTCAGTGACATGGGTATTAGCGGGGGCCTTATTGGTTTCACTGACCATTGTTTTAGTTCCAGGGATCGGTGTGAGTGTTAATGGGGCACGGCGATGGCTGGATTTGGGTCTAATAAATTTGCAAGTCTCTGATTTTTCTAGGATCGGTCTGGTGTTTGTGTTGGCACACTATTTAGCCTTAAATCAGCGCCGCATGGACTCACTTCGAAGAGGGTTTCTAATCCCGGGTGGAATAATCGGGATAACGTCTTTACTCATCCTTCTGGAGCCAGACTATGGGACCGCATTCATCGTTGCATTTGTTGGATTCATTCTTCTCTTTTTAGGTGGAGCACGTCTGGTTTTTCTCCTCCCTACGATTTTAATAGGCTTGTTCCTTTTTTTTGCCGCAATTGCTGCAGATCCTGTCCGGATGAGGAGAGTGGTAACCTTTTTTGATATAGAGGGCAATCGTTCCGATGCTACTTACCAAGTCTGGCAGGCTATGTTGGCCTTTGCAGCGGGTGGATTGGGAGGTGTCGGGATAGGAAATGGGCGTCAACAAAGAGCTTTTTTGCCCGAGGCTCATACAGATTTTATCTTTCCCATTGTTGGAGAGGAGCTGGGCTTTGTATGCACATCGGGTGTTGTCATTATTTTCCTGGTTTTATTCTTAACGGGAATTAGACAACTGCGAAAAGCTCCGAATCTTTTCTACTATATCCTGGCGTGTGGTGCACTCCTGATGATCTCGGTCCAGGCGCTTCTAAACTTTGCAGTGGTAACGGGATGTCTGCCGACAAAAGGGCTTTCTCTTCCCTTCTTGAGCTATGGTGGATCTAATTTAGTGGCGACTTTTATTTTGGTTGGTATTCTCTTAAACTGTTTCCGAAGGTGGAGTCGGATCCCACCCATCAAGCCGATGCATCTATGA
- the ftsZ gene encoding Cell division protein FtsZ: protein MMDRKIEEGNSKDFNEVSEDKAASDLIKVKVIGVGGAGNNTVDRLKLDNLGGVNLAAVNTDGQVLASSPISEKLMIGKPITRGLGAGGEIKIGREAAEADRDSIKKVVIGADLIFLIAGLGGGTGSGSTPIVAETAVEAGAVVIAFVTLPFTLEGSRRHRQAEDSLVSLRKICHAVIPLPNDILLQQADEDATVLEAFSLADEWITKGIQSICSMLFETGLINIDFSSLKKVFESRGGKTLFGMGKGSGDDFVGGAVNDLMLCPLLHTPEFSKRADNLIVNLSGGTDLTMAKVNEILTIVADKFGSKESTLIGATIDENLSASLSICVLGTTDIEGRGRYRPSKSLASVKNRRSEAKNPELETEARLKPVHRSKLIRKNNSVKREQEEFDFCRDEEQRGYFETTDPNIYDDEDLDVPTYLRRGIRIVL, encoded by the coding sequence ATGATGGACAGGAAAATAGAGGAGGGGAACTCGAAAGATTTCAACGAAGTGTCGGAGGACAAAGCGGCCAGCGATCTGATTAAAGTAAAGGTCATCGGTGTAGGGGGGGCTGGGAACAATACTGTCGATCGGCTGAAACTCGATAACCTAGGAGGGGTGAATTTAGCTGCGGTCAATACCGATGGCCAAGTATTGGCTTCTTCTCCGATTAGCGAGAAACTGATGATCGGTAAGCCCATTACTCGAGGTTTAGGAGCTGGGGGAGAGATTAAGATAGGAAGAGAGGCGGCTGAGGCCGATCGCGATAGTATTAAAAAAGTCGTAATAGGAGCTGACTTGATCTTTTTGATTGCTGGTCTCGGAGGCGGTACGGGAAGTGGAAGTACACCCATAGTGGCGGAGACAGCAGTTGAAGCCGGAGCAGTTGTGATTGCATTTGTCACTCTTCCATTTACTCTCGAAGGCTCACGGCGCCATCGGCAGGCTGAGGATAGCCTGGTTTCATTGCGGAAGATATGCCACGCCGTAATTCCTTTACCAAATGATATTCTTCTTCAACAGGCGGATGAAGATGCAACCGTTCTGGAAGCATTTTCATTGGCTGATGAATGGATTACCAAGGGTATCCAATCGATTTGCTCAATGCTGTTTGAGACTGGTTTGATTAATATCGATTTTTCTTCCCTTAAAAAGGTTTTTGAATCCCGAGGCGGCAAGACGCTCTTCGGAATGGGAAAAGGGAGTGGTGACGATTTTGTGGGTGGAGCAGTCAACGATTTAATGCTCTGTCCCCTGCTTCATACACCAGAGTTTTCCAAACGGGCTGATAACTTGATTGTAAATCTTTCAGGGGGAACTGACCTTACGATGGCCAAAGTAAATGAGATCCTTACGATTGTCGCGGATAAATTTGGAAGCAAGGAGAGCACTTTGATCGGGGCGACAATCGATGAGAATCTATCGGCAAGTCTCAGTATTTGTGTGTTAGGAACAACCGATATCGAAGGACGCGGTCGATATCGTCCTTCCAAAAGCTTGGCGTCGGTTAAGAACAGGCGGTCCGAAGCCAAGAATCCAGAATTAGAGACGGAAGCCCGGCTGAAACCCGTCCACCGTTCAAAGCTGATTCGAAAGAATAATTCGGTGAAACGGGAACAGGAGGAGTTCGATTTCTGCAGGGATGAAGAACAAAGAGGATATTTCGAAACGACTGATCCCAATATATACGATGATGAGGATCTCGATGTTCCTACTTATTTGCGTCGGGGAATTCGGATAGTGCTGTGA
- the ftsA gene encoding Cell division protein FtsA: MTQRQFIGAVEIGTSKVVALVGQLIGERSLNIIGLGQSTAVGVKKGEITDFRSVSNSTHAAISSAEKSAGVPIEGVYLSQSGSHLAGFSNRGSVTVSSSSNVVRVEDIRRGVEEAKRKALPQGRVFIHHVQCGFLLDGRAVEKPIGMRGDQIEVCYWHLHADEKKISDHLHVINAYGVPVQDMIVSSIASGSMIATESEKKHGVLVLDMGCGTTDYVLYRGGRILKTGVVGIGGDHFTNDLSLGLRISAKQAEKLKLDFGKAEIDDSDKGDYVWLIGDLTIGDRPIPKLAIYKILNARAVELFGILLKEFGPLLTADQVPAGVILTGGGSRMEGLISLGTSILGVTVRAGENPLWVREDLRKPEYSTVLGLLHYGLTAQQTETEENPSDGLMKKVARIFNLV, encoded by the coding sequence ATGACACAGAGGCAGTTTATTGGAGCAGTAGAAATTGGGACTTCTAAGGTGGTCGCTCTCGTTGGTCAGTTGATTGGAGAACGAAGCTTAAATATTATCGGCTTGGGTCAATCGACGGCCGTAGGAGTGAAGAAAGGCGAAATAACAGACTTTCGATCCGTCAGTAATTCTACCCATGCAGCCATTAGTTCCGCTGAGAAGAGTGCGGGAGTGCCTATTGAGGGTGTATACCTTTCTCAATCGGGTTCCCATTTAGCGGGATTCTCCAATAGAGGATCAGTTACTGTAAGTTCTTCTAGTAACGTTGTTCGAGTGGAAGATATCAGGCGGGGAGTTGAGGAGGCAAAGAGGAAGGCACTTCCCCAGGGCAGAGTATTTATCCACCATGTTCAGTGTGGTTTCCTACTGGATGGGCGCGCAGTGGAGAAGCCAATCGGGATGCGAGGCGATCAGATAGAAGTATGTTATTGGCATTTGCATGCAGATGAAAAAAAGATAAGTGACCATCTGCATGTAATTAATGCGTATGGTGTGCCGGTACAGGATATGATCGTATCGAGTATTGCATCTGGATCGATGATTGCGACAGAGTCCGAGAAGAAGCATGGTGTATTAGTCTTGGATATGGGCTGTGGGACGACCGACTATGTTCTTTACCGTGGGGGGAGAATCCTGAAGACCGGAGTAGTTGGAATAGGTGGTGATCACTTTACTAACGACTTGAGTCTGGGACTTCGGATAAGTGCTAAACAGGCTGAAAAACTTAAGCTGGATTTTGGCAAGGCGGAAATAGATGATTCTGACAAAGGAGATTATGTTTGGTTGATTGGGGATCTAACTATTGGGGACCGTCCGATACCGAAACTGGCTATTTATAAGATCTTAAATGCTAGGGCAGTCGAGCTGTTCGGGATTCTGTTGAAGGAATTCGGTCCTTTGTTGACCGCGGATCAGGTACCGGCTGGGGTGATATTAACTGGAGGGGGTTCTCGTATGGAAGGTCTTATTTCCTTAGGAACAAGTATTTTGGGCGTTACGGTGAGGGCAGGAGAGAATCCCTTATGGGTACGCGAGGATTTGCGAAAGCCCGAGTATAGCACTGTTTTAGGATTGTTGCACTATGGACTAACGGCTCAGCAAACCGAAACGGAAGAAAATCCATCCGATGGATTGATGAAGAAAGTCGCAAGGATTTTCAATCTTGTATGA